The Acutalibacter muris genomic sequence TACATATTTTAATAGACCAAAGCGGTGAAGGAGAACTGCACCAGCTTCCATTCATTCTCCCGTTGGACATACACTTCGGTAACGGCAAAGTGGTGGGTGGTGGGCTTGCCGCCCAGCAGCAGGCCGTAGTTGCAGTCAGTGATGACGATGGCGGTATCGCCCCAGAGCTTTGCCTCCTGCTTGTTGAGGAGGATTTCCGTGGGCTTGAATACCCCATCGAAAAAGGCCTTCATCTCTTCCTCCATGCCGCAGGTCACACCGATATGCACGAACATACACCCTGGGTCGGCAATGGATTCCATGCCGGTAACGTCGGCCTGTTCCAGATACTTCCAGAATTTTTTGGATACTTCTATAATCTTTTCTTCCATTTCGGATGCTCCTTTATATATAATTCGGTTAGTATATACCTGTAAGTATACACTGAATAGACTCATTTAGCAAGAGTTTTTTAAGGTACCTGTCTTTCCCAAAAATCTGCAGCCCGGTTAAGCCACCCCTCTGCCACTGTTCCGGTGCCCAACCCGAACCCATGGGGCAGTCCCTGGAACACTTCGATCTCCGCGTCCGTATCGCTCTGTTTGATCCGCTGGATACGCCGCTCCATAGTGCTGTAGCTGGCGATCCAGTCGTTGGTGCCCACACAGGCGTAAGTGGGCGGCTCCGTGCCCAGCACCTCCGAATGGCCCGTGTACTGCATAATGACCGCGCCCGGCTGGGGGTACTCTCTTTCGCCGAAAGCCGCCGTACCGTAGGAGCCAAGATATGCTGCCATCCGCGCCCCCGCCGAGCCGCCCCAAAGGGAGTAGCCCTCCACGTCAACCTCCAGCTCGTCCGCATGGTCGTGGATATAGGCAATAGCCCTGGCTAAATCCTCGCAGGCGGTCTGTGCGCCGGGACGGTAAATAAGCGCGAAGGCATTGTATCCCTTTTTGCTCAACTCCAGCGCATGGGGGAAGCTGTCGTGCATGGCCCCCACATAGGCGAACCCGCCGCCCGCGTTGCAGACAGCGAATTTGGCCCCAGGCTCTCCCCTGAAGAAGAACAGGCCGGTATCTTCTTTGGAGGCGGCGGCTTTTTCCTCGTCTGTGTAAATGTCGTAGAAAACCGGATTGCCCACCGCTGCCTGTTCTTTCAGGTAGTTGCAGATTTCCACTGTCTTGTCCGGGTCGATGTAGTTGTACCAGGTCAGACTCAGACCGCCCAGCGTATCTCCGCTGAAATAACCGGAATCAACGGGGAAGATGAGCCGCCCGTAATCCCCAAAGGCAGGGTTGCCGGTGACTTCTTCGATTCGGGTATTCACAGTGTATGGCTCGGTAACGGGCACCTCGCTCCCTCCTTCCAATGCCCCGCTGCCACAGGCAATCAGGGCGGCTATCCCGGCAGAGATCAGGGAAAATACGGTTTGATTCATAGTGCCCACCTCAACACCCAAAAACTGCCGCCGCGCGGGCCATATTACCCATGGCGTCGATCCCAAAGGGACACCGCTTGGTACAGGAGCCGCACCGGATACAGTCGCCGCCGTGGGTGGCCAGAGCCGTGTATTGGCTGCGGATCTCATCTGTCAAACCTTTTTCTGCCAAATCTGCCAGCTTTGTCACCTGGGCGATGTCAATGCTCTTGGGACATGGCTGGCAGTGGTTGCAGTACATACACTGGCCGTGGAACTTTCCCGCGAGGCTTTCGCTTATAATGCTCAGATCCTTTTCTTCTTCTGTGGCGGTCAGCCATGCCAGGGATTGGTTCAATTCGTCTACGCTGGCAAAGCCCGGTACCGGACAGGCCACCGCGGGAAAGGACAGCGCATACTGGACACACTGTACCGGGGTCAGCTCCAGCAGCCCACTGATAGGGCCTTTGCTGCCTTTGAGAATATTCCCCGCCGCAAAAGGCTTCATGGCAACGATGGGGATCCCCCGTTTCTCACATTCCGCATACAACTCCTGCTTGGTGGGATAGGCGGCTTTTTCCTCATCGCTCAATTCTGCAACTGCGCAGCCTTTCATGCGGGCGTCGGCGGAATCCTGGGGCAGAAGGTTGAACAGCGGGTTTACCAGGAACATCAGTACCTCGATTTTCCCGCTTTTCACCGCTTCCAGGGCTATTTTCGTGTTGTGGCTGCTGATACCGATAAAGCCTGCCCTGCCAGCGTTTTTCAGCTCTTTGGCATAGGCGTACATCCAGCCGTTCAGGATCTCGTCTTTAAGCCTGTATTGCCAAAATCTCTGTATATCATGTTGATGCTTCCTTTGATAGTTTCCATTCCATTATAAAGGCTGTGCGGGGAGTTGAGAAGTTCCGATTGGTTATATAGTGTGAACCTTTGGGTTATATCTAAACGCACCCGCCCATCTGAGCAGGTGCGTCCTTTTGCCTTTTACTTTTGCTCCTTCAGCCTCCGTGCGGCCTCGTCCCTCTGACGGCACATCTCCGCCCAGCTGGGGGTCTTGGAGAGGATATCCGCCAGCTCCTCCAAAGCGCCGGGAATGTCGATGTTCTGAGGGCAGATGGAGGCGCAGGCTCCACACTTCACACAGGCGGCGGGGCGCTTGTCCTCCGGGAGGGCGTCAAACTGCATGGCAACTGTCATGCCGCCGCCGGAGAATTTTACGTCGTTATAGGCGTGGATAAGCATGGGGATATCCAGCCCCTGGGGGCAGCCGTCGCAGCAGTAGCGGCACTTTGTACATGGCAGGGCGTTCTTCAGATTGTCAGCCAGCTCCATCAGCAGGGCGGTCTCCTGCTGGGTCTGAGGTTCGCCGGAGGAGAAGGTTTTCACGTTGTCCATCATCTGCTCCATGCTGCTCATGCCGGAAAGCACCATCTTCACGTTGGGCAGGGTTTGCAGCCAGCGGAAGGCCCAGGCAGCGGCGCTGTCCTCCGGGCGCAGGGTATGGAGCTTTGCGGTGTCCTCCTCCGAGAGGGCCGCCAGCCTGCCGCCCCGCACCGGCTCCACGACCCATACGGGGATATTCCGCTGGGTGAGCAGCTCGTACTTGGCCTTTGCGTCTTGCAGCGTCCAGTCCAGGTAACACGGTTGATCTCCTTTTGGGGCAAATCCCTGTGTCCTGTAACACAACAAGTCTTTTTCTGCATCTGTCTTTCCTCCGTTTGATATTGATCGTTCGGCTACTGCCTGCCGTATAGTGTGGTTCTGTACCAACATACCCGGCCACCGCTCCAACGGTCAAGGATGTCGCAGGATAGCGCCTTGAAATAGATAAAACCTTTCACATATGCCAATAATAGTAGATATAATTTAGCAAGTCAATGATAATACCCTTTTTCAATTTGTGAATATATCAATTGCATAAGGTACAATCTAATACAAGGCGGAGGTGAGGGCGATGTATGAAGATTTTCTCCCGGAGCGGCTGGCAAGACTGAGGACACAAAAGGGCGTATCTGCCCGCGATATGTCCCTGTCGCTGGGACAGGCGAACAACTATATCAACAACATCGAAAACAAGAAGTCCCTGCTCTCCATGCAGGCTTTCTTCTACATCTGCGAGTATTTGGATGTGACGCCCCAGGGATTTTTTGATGAGGGGAACGCCCACCCGGAAGCACTCCAGGCATTTATTACGGAGGCAAAAAAGCTGGACTCCGAATCGCTGGAATACATCCTCGGTATCATGAAAAAGCTGAATAATACAAAATGAAGCGGCCAAGCGACTGGCCGCTTCATTTTGTATTGTGCCCGGTGATAATCAGGATATGTCCTGCTCCTATACTGGTGATAATCCAAGAAATATCCAAGGAATTACAAACGGGCATAGCCTGCAGGTGGCAGCTTTGCCCGTTAATTATGCTCCTGTGCTACAACATGGAGGTTGAACAGACATCCATGTTACATAGCGTAGTGATCTGGAAAAGGACTTACTTTTTGGGAAGTACCTACCGAAAAAGTGCAATCTTGCTCTCATTTTTATAGGATGGTATCTTTATTGTGATTACAAAGAAAGGATGCCTCATATGAAGAATGTAGAAATTGGGCCGATTCGTCCACCTTCTGAGAACAGTAGTCTGTTGATCCGTGTCACACGGGGATGCCATTGGAATAAGTGTTATTTTTGCGGTCTCTATAAATCCATGCAATTCTCCATGCGGCCTATTGAGGAAACCATAGAAGATATTGCTATGCAGGCCCAAATTTACCATGAGAAAAATTTTACATCCTGTTTCTTGCAGGACGGCGATGCTCTGGTGCTGAAAACCGACTATCTGCTCCACATACTGGACGCCCTCAACTGCTATTTCCCCAATCTGCAATACATCACGACCTACGCCCGCGCCGACAGTATCACCCGCAAGACTTTATCCGAATTGCAGGCCCTACGGCAAGCTGGCTTGAATCATCTGTACTGCGGGATGGAAACCGGCTCCGATCAGATATTGAAACTCATTAACAAGGGCTTTCAAGCTGACACGGTGGTGGAAAGCGGCTGCATGGCAAAAGAGGCCGGTATGATCTTGTCCGAGTTTATTCTGCTGGGCATCGGCGGCAAAGAGCTATCCGAGGAAAATGCCGCTGCCACCGCCGAGGCGCTGAATATCATCCGGCCTGATTACATCCGCGTTCATGCCACTGGAATAAAGCCGGAATCCAAGTTAGGCGAGTTTGTCCGAAACGGCTCATTCACGCTACAATCGGAGGAAGAAATTGTAGTAGAGCAAAAATCCTTTTTGCAACAGCTTCAGCCAATGGACAGTTTCTATATAAACGAGCATATCATCAATTTGCTTTTGGAAGTGCGCGGCAATTTACAGACTGACAAGGCACAAATGCTTTCTGTGATTGAACGCTTTTTACAACTCCCGCCAGATGAAAAACTCCTGTTTACGGTTGGCAGGCGGCTGAATATTTTCTTCCTGCTGGACGATTTGAAAAAGCCCGCCCTACACCGGCAGGCGGAGGAAAGTATGCAGAAGATTTTGAGGGAGAATCCCAATATTGATTTTGCGGTGCTGTGCAATTATATCCGGCAGTCACAAATCTGATATAGCGAAAAGGGGACATAGCCGCTCAACAGGCAGCTATGTCCCTTTTATCATGCCCCTGCGCTACAACATGGAGACTGAACATCCAGACCATCCATATAGGCAGTTCCCCACTGACACATAGCATCCAAAACCGGGATAATGCTTTCCCCAAATGCCGTCAGAGAGTACACCGTCTTGGGTGGCTTCTCCGGGATCACTTCTCTATGCACCATACCACATCCCTCAAGCTCGTGTAAATGCTGGGACAACATTTTAGGCGTTGCGCCTGGGATTTTTCGCTGCAATTCCATATAGTGCAGCGGCTGTCCCACCAAATGCCAGAGGATCAGCGGCTTATATTTCCCGCCGATCAGCGAAAGCGTAGCCTCAACAGGGCAGTTGAATTTTGTTTGCTTCATAACCTCACCTCAACAAAAAGTATATCACGATATGTTCATTCGGAAAAGGACTTACATTTTGGGTAGTACCTTACAAAAAAGTGCAATCTTGCATACATTTCTAACTATGCTAAAATTGTCTCAGATGGTTGCCTTGACATGGCCCATGATCAATTTATCAGAAAGGATGTTTTACTATGGACTTTATCACAATTGCAAAAAAACGATGCTCTATCCGCAGCTACACCGACCAGAAGGTGGAGCCGGAAAAGCTGGAAAAGATTCTGGAGTCCGCTCATGTGGCCCCCACCGCCGCCAACCTTCAGCCGGTTCACCTGATCGTTGTTCAGAGCGAGGAAGGGCTGGCGAAGATCGGCAAGGCCGCTGGCATCTATGGCGCGCCCCTGGCCATCATCGTCTGCGCTGACCACAACAAGGCGTGGGTGAGGCCCTTCGACCAGAAACAGACCGGGGACATTGACACGTCCATCCTGACCGACCACATGATACTCCAGGCCACGGAGCTTGGCCTGGGCAGCGTATGGGTGTGCTACTTCAAGCCGGATGTGTTGAGCAAGGAGTTTGACCTCCCCGCTAACCTGGAGCCGGTCAACATTCTGGCTATCGGCTACGCTGGTGAGAACTTCGCTGACCCGGAGCGACACAGCCAGACGCGCATCCCGGTAAGCGAACTGGTTTCCTACGAAAAGCTGTAAACGAATCCTGCGGGCGGGTGCATTGGGGAATGTCCTCATGCACCCGCTTTCCAACAGGGCCTATTGCTCCGAGATGTGATCGTAGGTCTTTTTCAAAATCCATCTGACGTGTTCATCGGCCAGACTGTAAAACACATTCTTTCCTGCCTTATGCCCAATCACCAACCGGGCGCTTCGCAGAATACGAAGCTGATGTGATATGGCCGATTCCGTCATTTTCATTTCCCCTGCCAGTTCACTGACGCACCACTCCCGTTTCATCAGGAGCCATAAAATCCGTATGCGGGTATAGTCCCCCAGCGCCTTGTGAAGTTCAGATAGTGTGTCCAGTTCCTTTGCATCAGGCGTTAATATAGTGTTTCCTTTGTTCATGGCTATCCCCAATCTTAGACCATTTGACAGACACGAGAGGACAGGATATGATAGGGGAAGAAATGGAGGCGATACCATGTCCCACTACCATCTTCCCCATAATCATGGGCAAAACATTGAGCGCGTTCTGGAACGGATGCCGCCTTCTGACGCTTTCCAAATGACCGCCGCCACGTTCCAGCAGCTTGGCGACCCGACCCGCCTGCGTATTCTCTGGCTGTTGTGTCACAGCGAGGAATGTGTGTGCAATATCGCTGCCGCTATTGGAATGAGCGACCCTGCTGTATCCCACCACCTGCGGATTCTGAAAAAGGGCGGAATCATTGAAAGCCGCCGGGACGGGAAAGAGGTCTACTATACTTTGGCGGACACCACCCAGGCGAAGCTGCTGCACCGAACCATTGACGCGCTGTTTGAGATCACCTGTCCTACCGGCTGATAGAAGAAATGCGCCGCGCTTATGAAAGTGCGGCGCATTTCCTGTTTTATACTTCACTCCTGCGCCGGAGTTTCAAACTGCTTAACCCGCATGGCGCGGATGGCGTTCAGAATGGCGATCACCGAAACGCCCACGTCCGCAAATACCGCCGCCCACATATTGGCGCGGCCAACCGCCCCCAGGATTAGCACCAGGAATTTGACGCCCAGGGCAAAGACAATGTTCTCGTTGGAAATGCGGATGGTCTTACGGGCAATCTGCATAACAGCGGCAATCTTGGACGGCTCATCCGTCATCAGCACCACGTCAGCGGCTTCAATTGCTGCATCGGAACCGAGAGCGCCCATAGCGATGCCCACATCGGCCCGTGCCAGCACAGGTGCGTCATTGATGCCATCGCCTACAAAGGCCAGCATCCCCCGTTCGCTTTTCTGTTTCAGCAGTTCCTCCACGCGGTCTACCTTGTCGGCGGGGAGCAGTTCTGTGTAGGCCCGATCCAGACCCAGGCGGCGGGCCACGTCCTGCCCAACTGCATCTGCATCGCCGGTGAGCATGACCGTCCGGCGAATACCGGCGGCTTTCAGGGTCTTAATGGCAGCGGGCGCGTCTGCCTTGATTTCATCCGCAATCACAATACACCCTGCGTATCTTCCATGGATAACTGCGCCCCGGAAATGACTTTCCCTCTGCGGCATTATCGTGGGATCACCGTAGCACTCAACTTGACGTTTGTATCGGAACATCCCCCAGAAATTCTTGCGGAAACAGGAATTGATATTTACTCGTTCAAAGAGAGATTCTGTGCCGATGGAAGTTGCTTTATCATGCGGGCCAAAAATGAGATCGAGCATATCTTTTCAGAGCTGTACTCCGTACCGGATCGTTTGCAAAGACCATATTTCAAACTGAAAGTACAGGAGCTTCTCTTGTTTTTGAGTATGGTGGATGTAGCCGAGGAAAAGCAGCGCGAATATTATACCTCGCCTCAAGTTGAAATTGTGAAGCAGATTCATAAGCGGCTCATTTCAAATTTGCAGGAGCGTCCCACGATTGAGGAACTTTCCAAAGAGTTTCTTATCAATACGGCCACTTTGAAAAAGACATTCAAAGCACCAATGTGCTAGGCACGTTGAAACTACATATTGGCATGGGGTTGAAGAATGATGATGGCGAAGATAACAGGTTGGATATCCAGATAAGGATGGCAGAAATCGATGCCGAGTTCAAGGCTATGCTCCAGGCTATAGCTACCGATACAGTTGAGGAATTCGATGAGCAAAGGGCTACTGCGCTCATGGCTGAGAAAAACAATCTGGAACAACTGCTGGCCCAATATGACAATGCACAGCAGGAAAAAGAGAATGCAGAGTCCCGGCTGGATGAGATTTTTACTATCCTGGCTGGAATGGAGAATCATCCGATGGTATATGATGACAGGTTGGTGAGGCAGGTGCTGGAATGTGTGGTGGTGGAGTCGAAGGAGAAGATTAAGGTGATTTTTGCAGGAGGGTTGGAGGTTGAGCAGGCAATTGAGGACATGTGAGAGTTCAGATACACCTAGCGACTGGAGCGATAGGGTGGGGGTAACCATCTAAATTGGACTATCCAATATTTTCACCTCGTTCTTTCTTGGAAATCCTTAACACCTGCGTATTACCTATTTTTCTGTGAAGTTGTGATGGATAATCTGAAGTTACCAGGCAAAGGCCAGAATGGCGCGTCAGCATACAGTCAAATAGATCCGAAAACAAGGCTTGACAAATCGTCTAAAATATGTAAAAATATTAGACAGATAAATCAGATAGGAGGTATAATCTTGACTGAACATAAATATGCTGCCAATTTCCCCAGCGACGAGATGGTAATTCGCCGCATTGCCCGTGCCATCCAGAAGGCCATTGAAGAAGATGTGCCAGAATTTTGCCGTAAGAATCAAATGGAAACGATGAACAGCATTCGCTACGTCCGTGGCGATAAGATAAATGACAATCTGAGAACTCTAGTTGTGTCGGATGATGTTATTCTGATTTCCTTCAAGCGTTACTCTTGGGATGGACGGATGCTAGTCGATTTAAAAAGCAATATAACCTATACGGTTACGACAGAGCAGAATCTGATTGCGATTCCCAAAAAGAAAAACCGTACCTGTCCGCATTTCCTACAGTCCATCCTTGCTATAGAGAACGGCGATCTTCAGGGTGAATATGCTCAGATGACTCTAATGCGGATGGAACAGTTTGAGGACAACGAGCTGGAAGAGGACTATAAGAAAATCGTGGCAGGTGTCCTCAATCCTGATTCTGGGTACCACCATTATGTCGTGACATATGCTTTTGAAAAAAGCCAGCTCCTCAGTGTAAATATGGAGCTTCTTGACAAAGGATTTAACCGGGTAAGTTCTATTTCCCTAAACAACTTTATTAAACCTGACTTTGCACAACTGACCGCAGAGCAACCGGAAGATTCGGAAAAAAGTGCGGAGCCGGAGAAAACAGCCAGAGGCTTGGTATCCATAAAAAAAGGTATACGTCCGGAGCTTATCGAACTGGAAGAAGGGCAGGCATAACGCCTCCGTTAAGGAGAATAAAAAATGGACAACAACAGATTTCGTGGGGAAAGGCTGAAAAATGCGAGGCTTTTGCGTGGTCTGACATTGACGGAATTGGCCGGAAAAACGGATATTAGCAAGCAGTCTCTTTCTCAATATGAAAATGGGAGTATACCAGATATACAGCGGGTAATGGCTATAGCCCGTGCACTTGATTTCCCAGCAGAATATTTCCTGCAAGAGGATAAGTGTAAAACGATAACGGAAGTTACTTACTTCCGCTCCCTGACCAGTGCCACCAGAATGAGTCGCAAGGCTCATAGCCTCAAATTGGAATGCGTGGCAAAGGTGTTCCAAATACTGGAACAATATGTGGAGTTTCCTATTTTGAACCTACCGAAAGTGGAATTTGTCGGAAACGACAATGAGTTTGACGATATTGCCCAAGAAGCCATGCAGGAGGAGATTGAGTCGATAGCACTGGTAATGCGAGAACATTGGGGATTGGGTCTCTTGCCAATACCTAACCTGCAACTCACTCTAGAGGAAAACGGTATTGTTGTTACAGGTTTTGATATCGTAGACAAGAAAATCGATGCATTTAGCCAGCGGACACTTATTGATGGCGGTGATGTATTCTTTATTGCAGTAGTGCAAGGAGAAAAGCCCAAGGGTAGAATTTTCTTTGATATGGCACACGAACTTGGGCACATCCTCCTTCACCCTTGGAGCGAGAGCCTTGACCTAATCAGCAAAGAGGATTTCAAGAGCCGTGAAAATCAGGCTAACAGGTTTGCCAGCGCCTTTCTCCTTCCGAAGGAGTCTTTTCTCCAAGAGATTCAGGCATATCCGACTGACCTGAACTACTACCTGCACTTGAAAAAACGGTGGCATTGTTCCATGCAAGCCATGATATACAGAGCTCATCAGCTCAACGCAATCACTGATAATCAGTATCAATACATGATGCGGCAAGTTTCTAAAAAAGGCTGGCGCACAAATGAACCCGGTGATACGCCATACTATTTAAACGAAAATATTTTTCAAGGAGCTATCGATGTACTCTTTGAAGCTGAGTACCTAAATCCGAGCACCCTTCTCCAGTTGTTTAAAAAATATGGCGTGACCATGTACCCGGAGGATATCGAGGAACTTCTCCATCTTCGGAAAGA encodes the following:
- a CDS encoding helix-turn-helix domain-containing protein, which encodes MDNNRFRGERLKNARLLRGLTLTELAGKTDISKQSLSQYENGSIPDIQRVMAIARALDFPAEYFLQEDKCKTITEVTYFRSLTSATRMSRKAHSLKLECVAKVFQILEQYVEFPILNLPKVEFVGNDNEFDDIAQEAMQEEIESIALVMREHWGLGLLPIPNLQLTLEENGIVVTGFDIVDKKIDAFSQRTLIDGGDVFFIAVVQGEKPKGRIFFDMAHELGHILLHPWSESLDLISKEDFKSRENQANRFASAFLLPKESFLQEIQAYPTDLNYYLHLKKRWHCSMQAMIYRAHQLNAITDNQYQYMMRQVSKKGWRTNEPGDTPYYLNENIFQGAIDVLFEAEYLNPSTLLQLFKKYGVTMYPEDIEELLHLRKDTLKVEPSPPRIVQLKRPDQQDGGN
- a CDS encoding ArsR/SmtB family transcription factor translates to MNKGNTILTPDAKELDTLSELHKALGDYTRIRILWLLMKREWCVSELAGEMKMTESAISHQLRILRSARLVIGHKAGKNVFYSLADEHVRWILKKTYDHISEQ
- a CDS encoding alpha/beta hydrolase, producing MNQTVFSLISAGIAALIACGSGALEGGSEVPVTEPYTVNTRIEEVTGNPAFGDYGRLIFPVDSGYFSGDTLGGLSLTWYNYIDPDKTVEICNYLKEQAAVGNPVFYDIYTDEEKAAASKEDTGLFFFRGEPGAKFAVCNAGGGFAYVGAMHDSFPHALELSKKGYNAFALIYRPGAQTACEDLARAIAYIHDHADELEVDVEGYSLWGGSAGARMAAYLGSYGTAAFGEREYPQPGAVIMQYTGHSEVLGTEPPTYACVGTNDWIASYSTMERRIQRIKQSDTDAEIEVFQGLPHGFGLGTGTVAEGWLNRAADFWERQVP
- a CDS encoding 4Fe-4S dicluster domain-containing protein; protein product: MCYRTQGFAPKGDQPCYLDWTLQDAKAKYELLTQRNIPVWVVEPVRGGRLAALSEEDTAKLHTLRPEDSAAAWAFRWLQTLPNVKMVLSGMSSMEQMMDNVKTFSSGEPQTQQETALLMELADNLKNALPCTKCRYCCDGCPQGLDIPMLIHAYNDVKFSGGGMTVAMQFDALPEDKRPAACVKCGACASICPQNIDIPGALEELADILSKTPSWAEMCRQRDEAARRLKEQK
- a CDS encoding helix-turn-helix domain-containing protein — protein: MYEDFLPERLARLRTQKGVSARDMSLSLGQANNYINNIENKKSLLSMQAFFYICEYLDVTPQGFFDEGNAHPEALQAFITEAKKLDSESLEYILGIMKKLNNTK
- a CDS encoding nitroreductase family protein; its protein translation is MDFITIAKKRCSIRSYTDQKVEPEKLEKILESAHVAPTAANLQPVHLIVVQSEEGLAKIGKAAGIYGAPLAIIVCADHNKAWVRPFDQKQTGDIDTSILTDHMILQATELGLGSVWVCYFKPDVLSKEFDLPANLEPVNILAIGYAGENFADPERHSQTRIPVSELVSYEKL
- a CDS encoding 4Fe-4S dicluster domain-containing protein, whose translation is MYAYAKELKNAGRAGFIGISSHNTKIALEAVKSGKIEVLMFLVNPLFNLLPQDSADARMKGCAVAELSDEEKAAYPTKQELYAECEKRGIPIVAMKPFAAGNILKGSKGPISGLLELTPVQCVQYALSFPAVACPVPGFASVDELNQSLAWLTATEEEKDLSIISESLAGKFHGQCMYCNHCQPCPKSIDIAQVTKLADLAEKGLTDEIRSQYTALATHGGDCIRCGSCTKRCPFGIDAMGNMARAAAVFGC
- a CDS encoding DUF5986 family protein, translating into MTEHKYAANFPSDEMVIRRIARAIQKAIEEDVPEFCRKNQMETMNSIRYVRGDKINDNLRTLVVSDDVILISFKRYSWDGRMLVDLKSNITYTVTTEQNLIAIPKKKNRTCPHFLQSILAIENGDLQGEYAQMTLMRMEQFEDNELEEDYKKIVAGVLNPDSGYHHYVVTYAFEKSQLLSVNMELLDKGFNRVSSISLNNFIKPDFAQLTAEQPEDSEKSAEPEKTARGLVSIKKGIRPELIELEEGQA
- a CDS encoding ArsR/SmtB family transcription factor, whose product is MSHYHLPHNHGQNIERVLERMPPSDAFQMTAATFQQLGDPTRLRILWLLCHSEECVCNIAAAIGMSDPAVSHHLRILKKGGIIESRRDGKEVYYTLADTTQAKLLHRTIDALFEITCPTG
- a CDS encoding radical SAM protein translates to MKNVEIGPIRPPSENSSLLIRVTRGCHWNKCYFCGLYKSMQFSMRPIEETIEDIAMQAQIYHEKNFTSCFLQDGDALVLKTDYLLHILDALNCYFPNLQYITTYARADSITRKTLSELQALRQAGLNHLYCGMETGSDQILKLINKGFQADTVVESGCMAKEAGMILSEFILLGIGGKELSEENAAATAEALNIIRPDYIRVHATGIKPESKLGEFVRNGSFTLQSEEEIVVEQKSFLQQLQPMDSFYINEHIINLLLEVRGNLQTDKAQMLSVIERFLQLPPDEKLLFTVGRRLNIFFLLDDLKKPALHRQAEESMQKILRENPNIDFAVLCNYIRQSQI
- a CDS encoding winged helix-turn-helix transcriptional regulator encodes the protein MKQTKFNCPVEATLSLIGGKYKPLILWHLVGQPLHYMELQRKIPGATPKMLSQHLHELEGCGMVHREVIPEKPPKTVYSLTAFGESIIPVLDAMCQWGTAYMDGLDVQSPCCSAGA
- a CDS encoding nuclear transport factor 2 family protein, producing MEEKIIEVSKKFWKYLEQADVTGMESIADPGCMFVHIGVTCGMEEEMKAFFDGVFKPTEILLNKQEAKLWGDTAIVITDCNYGLLLGGKPTTHHFAVTEVYVQRENEWKLVQFSFTALVY